Proteins found in one Chlamydia pneumoniae TW-183 genomic segment:
- a CDS encoding autotransporter outer membrane beta-barrel domain-containing protein translates to MTAKKIDTSNLIVEAMNLDEHYGYQGIWSPYWMETTTTTSSTVPEQTNTNHRQLYVDWTPVGYRPNPERHGEFIANTLWQSAYNALLGIRILPPQNLKEHDLEASLQGLGLLINQHNREGRKGFRNHTTGYAATTSAKTAARHSFSLGFAQMFSKTRERQSPSTTSSHNYFAGLRFDSLLFRDFISTGLSLGYSYGDHHMLCHYTEILKGSSKAFFNNHTLVASLDCTFLPARITRTLELQPFISAIALRCSQASFQETGDHIRKFHPKHPLTDLSSPIGFRSEWKTSHHIPMLWTTEISYVPTLYRKNPEMFTTLLISNGTWTTQATPVSYNSVAAKIKNTSQLFSRVTLSLDYSAQVSSSTVGQYLKAESHCTF, encoded by the coding sequence GTGACTGCAAAAAAAATCGATACTTCGAATCTCATTGTAGAAGCCATGAACTTAGATGAGCACTATGGATATCAGGGAATCTGGTCTCCCTATTGGATGGAAACTACGACTACAACAAGCTCTACAGTACCGGAACAGACCAATACAAACCACAGGCAGCTCTACGTAGACTGGACTCCTGTAGGATACCGCCCTAACCCGGAACGTCACGGAGAATTTATTGCTAATACCTTATGGCAGTCTGCCTATAACGCTCTGTTAGGAATCCGCATCTTACCTCCACAAAACCTCAAAGAGCATGACCTTGAAGCCTCTCTGCAAGGACTCGGGCTTCTAATTAACCAACATAATCGCGAGGGACGCAAAGGCTTCCGAAACCATACTACGGGCTATGCAGCAACAACCTCAGCAAAAACTGCAGCACGACATAGTTTCTCTTTAGGATTCGCACAAATGTTCTCCAAAACTAGAGAACGTCAATCTCCAAGTACGACTTCCTCCCACAACTACTTTGCAGGACTCCGCTTCGACAGTCTCCTCTTCAGGGACTTCATCTCTACAGGGCTATCCCTAGGTTATAGCTACGGAGATCACCATATGCTTTGCCACTATACAGAAATCTTAAAAGGGTCGTCCAAAGCCTTCTTTAATAACCACACTTTGGTAGCCTCTCTAGACTGCACATTCTTACCAGCTAGAATCACCCGCACTCTCGAACTCCAGCCCTTTATCAGTGCCATTGCTCTGCGCTGTTCCCAGGCCTCGTTCCAAGAAACTGGAGACCATATAAGAAAATTCCATCCAAAACATCCCCTTACAGATCTTTCCTCTCCCATAGGCTTCCGTTCTGAATGGAAAACTTCACATCATATCCCCATGCTATGGACTACGGAAATATCCTACGTACCTACCCTATACAGAAAAAATCCAGAAATGTTCACGACACTACTCATCAGCAATGGAACATGGACAACACAAGCAACTCCCGTCTCCTATAATTCCGTAGCTGCAAAAATAAAAAATACTTCCCAACTTTTCTCAAGAGTAACCTTATCCTTAGATTATTCAGCTCAAGTCTCCTCGTCAACTGTAGGTCAATACCTTAAAGCTGAGAGTCATTGCACATTTTAA
- a CDS encoding FlxA-like family protein, translating to MASGIGGSSGLGKIPPKDNGDRSRSPSPKGELGSHEISLPPQEHGEEGASGSSHIHSSSSFLPEDQESQSSSSAASSPGFFSRVRSGVDRALKSFGNFFSAESTSQARETRQAFVRLSKTITADERRDVDSSSAAATEARVAEDASVSGENPSQGVPETSSGPEPQRLFSLPSVKKQSGLGRLVQTVRDRIVLPSGAPPTDSEPLSLYELNLRLSSLRQELSDIQSNDQLTPEEKAEATVTIQQLIQITEFQCGYMEATQSSVSLAEARFKGVETSDEINSLCSELTDPELQELMSDGDSLQNLLDETADDLEAALSHARLSFSLDDNPTPIDNNPTLISQEEPIYEEIGGAADPQRTRENWSTRLWNQIREALVSLLGMILSILGSILHRLRIARHAAAEAVGRCCTCRGEECTSSEEDSMSVGSPSEIDETERTGSPHDVPRRNGSPREDSPLMNALVGWAHKHGAKTKESSESSTPEISISAPIVRGWSQDSSVSFIVMEDDHIFYDVPRRKDGIYDVPSSPRWSPARELEEDVFGDYEVPITSAEPSKDKNIYMTPRLATPAIYDLPSRPGSSGSSRSPSSDRVRSSSPNRRGVPLPPVPSPAMSEEGSIYEDMSGASGAGESDYEDMSRSPSPRGDLDEPIYANTPEDNPFTQRNIDRILQERSGGASASPVEPIYDEIPWIHGRPPATLPRPENTLTNVSLRVSPGFGPEVRAALLSESVSAVMVEAESIVPPTEPGDGESEYLEPLGGLVATTKILLQKGWPRGESNA from the coding sequence ATGGCATCAGGAATCGGAGGATCTAGTGGATTAGGAAAGATTCCACCTAAAGATAATGGGGATAGAAGTCGATCGCCCTCTCCTAAGGGAGAACTTGGCAGCCACGAGATTTCCCTGCCTCCTCAAGAACATGGAGAGGAAGGAGCTTCAGGATCTTCGCATATACATAGCAGTTCCTCTTTTCTACCAGAAGATCAGGAGTCTCAGAGCTCTTCTTCGGCAGCTTCTAGCCCGGGATTTTTTTCTCGCGTACGTTCTGGGGTAGACAGGGCCTTAAAATCATTTGGCAACTTTTTTTCCGCAGAGTCTACGAGTCAAGCGCGTGAAACGCGACAAGCTTTTGTTAGATTATCAAAAACCATCACCGCGGATGAGAGACGGGATGTCGATTCATCAAGTGCTGCTGCTACAGAAGCCCGAGTGGCAGAGGACGCGAGTGTTTCAGGCGAAAATCCTTCTCAGGGGGTTCCAGAAACCTCTTCTGGACCAGAACCTCAGCGTTTATTTTCTCTTCCTTCAGTAAAAAAACAGAGCGGTTTGGGTCGGTTGGTACAGACAGTTCGCGATCGCATAGTACTTCCTAGTGGGGCTCCACCTACAGACAGCGAGCCTTTAAGTCTCTACGAGCTAAACCTCCGTTTGAGTAGTTTACGTCAGGAGCTCTCTGACATACAAAGTAATGATCAGTTGACTCCAGAGGAAAAAGCAGAAGCCACAGTTACCATACAACAGCTGATCCAAATTACAGAATTCCAATGCGGCTATATGGAGGCAACACAATCTTCGGTATCTCTAGCAGAAGCTCGTTTTAAGGGGGTAGAAACTAGTGATGAGATCAATTCCCTCTGTTCAGAACTGACAGATCCTGAGCTTCAAGAACTCATGAGTGATGGAGACTCTCTTCAAAACCTATTAGATGAGACTGCCGACGATTTAGAAGCTGCTTTGTCCCATGCTCGATTGAGTTTTTCTTTAGACGATAATCCAACTCCGATAGACAATAATCCAACTCTGATTTCTCAAGAAGAGCCTATTTATGAGGAAATCGGAGGAGCTGCAGATCCTCAAAGAACTCGGGAAAACTGGTCTACAAGATTATGGAATCAGATTCGCGAGGCTCTGGTTTCTCTTTTAGGAATGATTTTAAGCATTCTAGGGTCCATCTTGCACAGGTTGCGTATTGCTCGTCATGCAGCTGCTGAAGCAGTGGGTCGTTGTTGCACGTGCCGAGGAGAAGAGTGTACTTCTTCTGAAGAGGACTCGATGTCGGTGGGGTCTCCTTCAGAAATTGATGAAACTGAAAGAACGGGCTCTCCGCATGACGTTCCACGCAGAAATGGAAGTCCACGTGAAGATTCTCCATTGATGAATGCCTTAGTAGGATGGGCACATAAGCACGGTGCTAAAACCAAGGAGAGTTCAGAATCAAGTACCCCGGAAATTTCGATTTCTGCTCCCATAGTGAGAGGTTGGAGTCAAGACAGTTCCGTCAGTTTTATTGTTATGGAAGATGATCATATTTTCTATGATGTTCCTCGTAGAAAAGATGGAATCTATGACGTTCCTAGTTCCCCTAGATGGAGTCCTGCGCGAGAGTTGGAAGAGGATGTTTTTGGAGATTATGAAGTTCCTATAACCTCTGCTGAACCATCTAAAGACAAGAACATCTACATGACACCTAGATTAGCAACTCCTGCTATCTATGATCTTCCTTCACGTCCAGGATCGTCTGGAAGCTCACGTTCTCCGTCTTCAGATCGCGTACGAAGCAGCTCACCAAATAGACGGGGTGTGCCTCTTCCTCCAGTTCCTTCACCTGCTATGAGTGAGGAGGGGAGCATTTATGAGGATATGAGCGGTGCTTCAGGTGCAGGTGAAAGTGATTATGAAGATATGAGCCGTTCCCCCTCTCCTAGAGGCGACTTGGATGAACCCATATATGCTAATACTCCTGAAGATAATCCATTTACTCAGAGAAATATAGATAGAATTTTACAGGAGAGGTCAGGCGGTGCTTCCGCTTCTCCTGTAGAGCCTATTTATGATGAGATCCCGTGGATTCATGGCAGGCCCCCTGCTACACTTCCAAGACCCGAGAATACATTGACTAATGTTTCGCTTAGAGTGAGCCCAGGGTTTGGACCAGAAGTAAGAGCCGCTTTGCTTAGCGAGAGCGTGAGTGCTGTTATGGTCGAAGCAGAGAGTATTGTTCCTCCAACAGAGCCGGGGGACGGAGAATCAGAATATCTAGAGCCCTTAGGGGGACTTGTAGCTACAACGAAAATCTTACTACAAAAAGGATGGCCTCGTGGAGAGTCGAATGCTTAG
- a CDS encoding polymorphic outer membrane protein middle domain-containing protein: MQNNRSLSKSSFFVGALILGKTTILLNATPLSDYFDNQANQLTTLFPLIDTLTNMTPYSHRATLFGVRDDTNQDIVLDHQNSIESWFENFSQDGGALSCKSLAITNTKNQILFLNSFAIKRAGAMYVNGNFDLSENHGSIIFSGNLSFPNASNFADTCTGGAVLCSKNVTISKNQGTAYFINNKAKSSGGAIQAAIINIKDNTGPCLFFNNAAGGTAGGALFANACRIENNSQPIYFLNNQSGLGGAIRVHQECILTKNTGSVIFNNNFAMEADISANHSSGGAIYCISCSIKDNPGIAAFDNNTAARDGGAICTQSLTIQDSGPVYFTNNQGTWGGAIMLRQDGACTLFADQGDIIFYNNRHFKDTFSNHVSVNCTRNVSLTVGASQGHSATFYDPILQRYTIQNSIQKFNPNPEHLGTILFSSAYIPDTSTSRDDFISHFRNHIGLYNGTLALEDRAEWKVYKFDQFGGTLRLGSRAVFSTTDEEQSSSSVGSVININNLAINLPSILGNRVAPKLWIRPTGSSAPYSEDNNPIINLSGPLSLLDDENLDPYDTADLAQPIAEVPLLYLLDVTAKHINTDNFYPEGLNTTQHYGYQGVWSPYWIETITTSDTSSEDTVNTLHRQLYGDWTPTGYKVNPENKGDIALSAFWQSFHNLFATLRYQTQQGQIAPTASGEATRLFVHQNSNNDAKGFHMEATGYSLGTTSNTASNHSFGVNFSQLFSNLYESHSDNSVASHTTTVALQINNPWLQERFSTSASLAYSYSNHHIKASGYSGKIQTEGKCYSTTLGAALSCSLSLQWRSRPLHFTPFIQAIAVRSNQTAFQESGDKARKFSVHKPLYNLTVPLGIQSAWESKFRLPTYWNIELAYQPVLYQQNPEVNVSLESSGSSWLLSGTTLARNAIAFKGRNQIFIFPKLSVFLDYQGSVSSSTTTHYLHAGTTFKF, encoded by the coding sequence GTGCAAAATAACAGATCCCTTAGTAAATCTTCCTTCTTTGTTGGAGCCTTAATTTTAGGTAAAACTACAATACTCCTTAATGCGACTCCGTTGTCTGACTATTTTGATAATCAAGCAAATCAACTCACAACACTCTTCCCTCTAATTGATACTCTTACTAACATGACTCCCTACTCTCATAGAGCAACACTTTTTGGAGTTAGGGATGACACTAACCAAGACATTGTCCTCGATCACCAGAATTCCATAGAAAGCTGGTTCGAAAACTTCTCTCAAGACGGCGGTGCTCTCTCTTGCAAATCACTTGCCATAACGAATACAAAAAACCAAATTCTTTTCCTAAATAGCTTTGCTATTAAAAGAGCTGGTGCGATGTATGTGAATGGTAATTTCGATCTTTCTGAGAATCATGGTTCCATCATTTTCTCTGGGAATTTAAGCTTTCCTAATGCAAGTAATTTCGCTGATACTTGTACAGGGGGAGCTGTTTTATGTTCGAAAAATGTTACAATCTCAAAAAATCAAGGAACCGCATACTTCATTAACAACAAGGCAAAATCTTCAGGAGGAGCAATCCAAGCTGCAATCATAAACATTAAGGACAACACTGGCCCTTGCCTGTTTTTTAATAATGCTGCAGGCGGAACAGCGGGGGGCGCGTTGTTCGCTAATGCTTGTAGAATTGAGAATAATTCTCAGCCTATCTATTTTTTGAATAACCAATCAGGTCTGGGTGGTGCAATAAGAGTACATCAAGAGTGCATTCTTACAAAGAATACCGGTTCTGTGATCTTCAACAATAATTTTGCCATGGAAGCGGACATCTCTGCTAACCATTCCTCTGGAGGGGCTATCTATTGCATTAGTTGTTCTATAAAAGACAACCCAGGAATTGCAGCCTTCGATAATAATACTGCAGCACGAGATGGAGGTGCTATCTGTACACAATCTCTAACTATACAAGACAGTGGTCCCGTCTATTTCACAAACAATCAGGGAACTTGGGGCGGCGCTATCATGCTCCGTCAAGATGGTGCATGCACTTTATTTGCTGATCAGGGAGATATTATTTTTTATAATAATAGACACTTCAAAGATACTTTCAGCAATCATGTTTCTGTAAACTGCACGCGTAATGTCTCATTAACAGTTGGAGCAAGTCAAGGTCATTCTGCTACCTTCTATGATCCCATACTACAAAGATATACTATACAAAACTCTATCCAAAAATTTAATCCTAATCCAGAACACCTCGGAACTATCTTGTTCTCCTCAGCATATATTCCGGATACATCGACTTCTCGTGATGACTTCATTTCACATTTCAGAAACCACATTGGACTGTACAACGGCACACTCGCTCTTGAAGATCGAGCAGAGTGGAAAGTCTATAAATTTGATCAATTTGGTGGGACTCTACGGTTAGGCAGTAGAGCTGTGTTTTCTACAACAGACGAAGAACAAAGTAGCAGTAGTGTGGGTTCTGTAATTAACATCAATAATCTTGCAATTAACCTTCCCTCTATCTTAGGCAACAGAGTTGCTCCCAAGCTATGGATTCGCCCCACAGGTTCATCAGCACCCTATAGCGAAGATAATAACCCTATAATCAATCTCTCAGGACCTTTGAGCCTACTGGATGACGAGAACCTAGATCCCTATGATACTGCAGACCTTGCCCAACCTATCGCAGAAGTTCCTCTTCTGTATCTCTTAGACGTCACAGCTAAACATATTAATACGGATAATTTCTACCCTGAGGGTCTAAATACAACTCAACACTACGGCTACCAAGGCGTTTGGTCCCCTTACTGGATCGAAACAATCACAACTTCTGATACCTCTTCTGAAGATACTGTGAATACTTTACATCGCCAGCTTTATGGTGATTGGACACCTACAGGATATAAGGTAAACCCAGAAAACAAAGGAGACATTGCCCTATCTGCCTTCTGGCAATCTTTCCATAACTTATTTGCGACACTACGTTATCAAACACAGCAAGGCCAAATAGCACCTACAGCTTCTGGAGAAGCTACTCGACTCTTCGTGCATCAAAATAGCAACAATGATGCGAAAGGATTCCATATGGAAGCTACGGGTTATTCTTTGGGAACAACCTCAAACACTGCTTCTAATCATAGCTTTGGTGTAAACTTCTCCCAACTTTTCAGTAATCTCTACGAGAGCCACTCCGACAATTCCGTGGCTTCGCATACGACAACTGTAGCGCTCCAGATCAATAATCCTTGGCTGCAAGAGAGATTCTCTACATCTGCATCTCTAGCCTACAGCTACAGCAACCACCATATCAAAGCATCTGGATATTCTGGAAAAATACAAACGGAAGGCAAATGTTATAGTACGACATTAGGGGCGGCTCTCTCTTGCTCTCTATCTCTACAATGGCGATCACGACCTCTCCACTTCACTCCTTTTATCCAAGCAATTGCCGTTCGTTCTAATCAAACTGCGTTTCAAGAAAGTGGAGATAAAGCTAGAAAATTTTCTGTTCATAAACCCTTATATAACCTGACAGTCCCTCTGGGAATTCAGAGCGCTTGGGAATCCAAGTTCCGTCTTCCTACCTATTGGAACATAGAGCTTGCTTATCAGCCTGTCCTCTACCAACAAAATCCTGAGGTCAACGTGAGTCTAGAATCTAGTGGATCGTCATGGCTCCTATCAGGAACCACCCTTGCTCGCAATGCCATTGCTTTTAAAGGAAGAAACCAAATTTTTATCTTCCCTAAACTTTCGGTGTTCTTAGACTATCAAGGCTCGGTATCCTCATCAACGACGACACATTACCTTCACGCAGGAACGACCTTTAAGTTTTAA
- a CDS encoding polymorphic outer membrane protein middle domain-containing protein — protein sequence MSKTPPKFLFYLGNFTACMFGMTPAVYSLQTDSLEKFALERDEEFRTSFPLLDSLSTLTGFSPITTFVGNRHNSSQDIVLSNYKSIDNILLLWTSAGGAVSCNNFLLSNVEDHAFFSKNLAIGTGGAIACQGACTITKNRGPLIFFSNRGLNNASTGGETRGGAIACNGDFTISQNQGTFYFVNNSVNNWGGALSTNGHCRIQSNRAPLLFFNNTAPSGGGALRSENTTISDNTRPIYFKNNCGNNGGAIQTSVTVAIKNNSGSVIFNNNTALSGSINSGNGSGGAIYTTNLSIDDNPGTILFNNNYCIRDGGAICTQFLTIKNSGHVYFTNNQGNWGGALMLLQDSTCLLFAEQGNIAFQNNEVFLTTFGRYNAIHCTPNSNLQLGANKGYTTAFFDPIEHQHPTTNPLIFNPNANHQGTILFSSAYIPEASDYENNFISSSKNTSELRNGVLSIEDRAGWQFYKFTQKGGILKLGHAASIATTANSETPSTSVGSQVIINNLAINLPSILAKGKAPTLWIRPLQSSAPFTEDNNPTITLSGPLTLLNEENRDPYDSIDLSEPLQNIHLLSLSDVTARHINTDNFHPESLNATEHYGYQGIWSPYWVETITTTNNASIETANTLYRALYANWTPLGYKVNPEYQGDLATTPLWQSFHTMFSLLRSYNRTGDSDIERPFLEIQGIADGLFVHQNSIPGAPGFRIQSTGYSLQASSETSLHQKISLGFAQFFTRTKEIGSSNNVSAHNTVSSLYVELPWFQEAFATSTVLAYGYGDHHLHSLHPSHQEQAEGTCYSHTLAAAIGCSFPWQQKSYLHLSPFVQAIAIRSHQTAFEEIGDNPRKFVSQKPFYNLTLPLGIQGKWQSKFHVPTEWTLELSYQPVLYQQNPQIGVTLLASGGSWDILGHNYVRNALGYKVHNQTALFRSLDLFLDYQGSVSSSTSTHHLQAGSTLKF from the coding sequence GTGTCAAAGACTCCTCCTAAGTTTTTATTCTATCTCGGGAATTTCACAGCCTGCATGTTCGGGATGACTCCTGCAGTGTATAGTTTACAAACGGACTCCCTTGAAAAGTTTGCTTTAGAGAGGGATGAAGAGTTTCGTACGAGCTTTCCTCTCTTAGACTCTCTCTCCACTCTTACAGGATTTTCTCCAATAACTACGTTTGTTGGAAATAGACATAATTCCTCTCAAGACATTGTACTTTCTAACTACAAGTCTATTGATAACATCCTTCTTCTTTGGACATCGGCTGGGGGAGCTGTGTCCTGTAATAATTTCTTATTATCAAATGTTGAAGACCATGCCTTCTTCAGTAAAAATCTCGCGATTGGGACTGGAGGCGCGATTGCTTGCCAGGGAGCCTGCACAATCACGAAGAATAGAGGACCCCTTATTTTTTTCAGCAATCGAGGTCTTAACAATGCGAGTACAGGAGGAGAAACTCGTGGGGGTGCGATTGCCTGTAATGGAGACTTCACGATTTCTCAAAATCAAGGGACTTTCTACTTTGTCAACAATTCCGTCAACAACTGGGGAGGAGCCCTCTCCACCAATGGACACTGCCGCATCCAAAGCAACAGGGCACCTCTACTCTTTTTTAACAATACAGCCCCTAGTGGAGGGGGTGCGCTTCGTAGTGAAAATACAACGATCTCTGATAACACGCGTCCTATTTATTTTAAGAACAACTGTGGGAACAATGGCGGGGCCATTCAAACAAGCGTTACTGTTGCGATAAAAAATAACTCCGGGTCGGTGATTTTCAATAACAACACAGCGTTATCTGGTTCGATAAATTCAGGAAATGGTTCAGGAGGGGCGATTTATACAACAAACCTATCCATAGACGATAACCCTGGAACTATTCTTTTCAATAATAACTACTGCATTCGCGATGGCGGAGCTATCTGTACACAATTTTTGACAATCAAAAATAGTGGCCACGTATATTTCACCAACAATCAAGGAAACTGGGGAGGTGCTCTTATGCTCCTACAGGACAGCACCTGCCTACTCTTCGCGGAACAAGGAAATATCGCATTTCAAAATAATGAGGTTTTCCTCACCACATTTGGTAGATACAACGCCATACATTGTACACCAAATAGCAACTTACAACTTGGAGCTAATAAGGGGTATACGACTGCTTTTTTTGATCCTATAGAACACCAACATCCAACTACAAATCCTCTAATCTTTAATCCCAATGCGAACCATCAGGGAACGATCTTATTTTCTTCAGCCTATATCCCAGAAGCTTCTGACTACGAAAATAATTTCATTAGCAGCTCGAAAAATACCTCTGAACTTCGCAATGGTGTCCTCTCTATCGAGGATCGTGCGGGATGGCAATTCTATAAGTTCACTCAAAAAGGAGGTATCCTTAAATTAGGGCATGCGGCGAGTATTGCAACAACTGCCAACTCTGAGACTCCATCAACTAGTGTAGGCTCCCAGGTCATCATTAATAACCTTGCGATTAACCTCCCCTCGATCTTAGCAAAAGGAAAAGCTCCTACCTTGTGGATCCGTCCTCTACAATCTAGTGCTCCTTTCACAGAGGACAATAACCCTACAATTACTTTATCAGGTCCTCTGACACTCTTAAATGAGGAAAACCGCGATCCCTACGACAGTATAGATCTCTCTGAGCCTTTACAAAACATTCATCTTCTTTCTTTATCGGATGTAACAGCACGTCATATCAATACCGATAACTTTCATCCTGAAAGCTTAAATGCGACTGAGCATTACGGTTATCAAGGCATCTGGTCTCCTTATTGGGTAGAGACGATAACAACAACAAATAACGCTTCTATAGAGACGGCAAACACCCTCTACAGAGCTCTGTATGCCAATTGGACTCCCTTAGGATATAAGGTCAATCCTGAATACCAAGGAGATCTTGCTACGACTCCCCTATGGCAATCCTTTCATACTATGTTCTCTCTATTAAGAAGTTATAATCGAACTGGTGATTCTGATATCGAGAGGCCTTTCTTAGAAATTCAAGGGATTGCCGACGGCCTCTTTGTTCATCAAAATAGCATCCCCGGGGCTCCAGGATTCCGTATCCAATCTACAGGGTATTCCTTACAAGCATCCTCCGAAACTTCTTTACATCAGAAAATCTCCTTAGGTTTTGCACAGTTCTTCACCCGCACTAAAGAAATCGGATCAAGCAACAACGTCTCGGCTCACAATACAGTCTCTTCACTTTATGTTGAGCTTCCGTGGTTCCAAGAGGCCTTTGCAACATCCACAGTGTTAGCGTATGGCTATGGGGACCATCACCTCCACAGCCTACATCCCTCACATCAAGAACAGGCAGAAGGGACGTGTTATAGCCATACATTAGCAGCAGCTATCGGCTGTTCTTTCCCTTGGCAACAGAAATCCTATCTTCACCTCAGCCCGTTCGTTCAGGCAATTGCAATACGTTCTCACCAAACAGCGTTCGAAGAGATTGGTGACAATCCCCGAAAGTTTGTCTCTCAAAAGCCTTTCTATAATCTGACCTTACCTCTAGGAATCCAAGGAAAATGGCAGTCAAAATTCCACGTACCTACAGAATGGACTCTAGAACTTTCTTACCAACCGGTACTCTATCAACAAAATCCCCAAATCGGTGTCACGCTACTTGCGAGCGGAGGTTCCTGGGATATCCTAGGCCATAACTATGTTCGCAATGCTTTAGGGTACAAAGTCCACAATCAAACTGCGCTCTTCCGTTCTCTCGATCTATTCTTGGATTACCAAGGATCGGTCTCCTCCTCGACATCTACGCACCATCTCCAAGCAGGAAGTACCTTAAAATTCTAA
- a CDS encoding polymorphic outer membrane protein middle domain-containing protein yields the protein MCTSLVIENNPKGLIFNNKTAALSGGAIHTRSFIFQNNGPTAFINNSATSGGALINLSGIGSTPQNFFLSADYGDILFNNNTITSSSPQPGYRNALYAAPGINLKLGARQGYKILFYDPIDHDQTTTDPIVFNYEPHHLGTVLFSGINVDSNATNPLNFLSKFSNSSRLERGVLAIEDRAAISCKTLSQTGGILRLGNAALIRTKGPGSSINFNAIAINLPSILQSEASAPKFWIYPTLTGSTYSEDTSSTITLSGPLTFLNDENENPYDSLDLSEPRKDIPPPLPPRCDCKKNRYFESHCRSHELR from the coding sequence ATGTGTACCTCCTTAGTCATTGAGAACAATCCCAAAGGTCTTATCTTTAACAATAAAACGGCAGCACTTAGCGGCGGAGCTATACACACGAGATCTTTCATCTTCCAAAATAACGGTCCGACAGCATTTATTAATAACTCTGCGACTTCAGGAGGGGCTCTCATCAATCTTTCTGGTATAGGAAGTACTCCTCAAAATTTCTTCCTCTCTGCAGACTACGGCGATATTCTATTTAACAATAATACAATCACATCTTCTTCTCCTCAACCCGGATATAGAAATGCACTCTATGCTGCTCCGGGGATTAACTTAAAACTAGGAGCAAGACAGGGTTATAAAATTCTCTTTTATGATCCTATAGATCACGATCAGACGACAACAGATCCTATAGTATTTAATTATGAACCCCATCACCTTGGCACCGTGTTGTTTTCCGGAATCAATGTAGATTCTAACGCAACAAATCCATTGAACTTCCTATCAAAATTTTCTAACTCTTCACGACTTGAAAGGGGTGTGCTCGCTATTGAAGATCGGGCTGCTATTTCTTGCAAAACCCTATCGCAAACTGGGGGCATTCTACGTTTAGGAAACGCAGCATTAATCAGGACGAAAGGCCCGGGAAGCTCCATAAATTTTAATGCAATCGCGATCAATCTTCCTTCTATTTTACAATCAGAAGCCTCAGCTCCAAAGTTCTGGATTTATCCTACATTAACAGGATCCACCTATTCTGAAGACACTTCTTCTACTATCACTCTCTCAGGACCCTTGACTTTTCTAAACGATGAAAATGAAAACCCCTATGATAGCTTAGATCTCTCTGAACCTCGAAAGGATATCCCCCCTCCTCTACCTCCTCGATGTGACTGCAAAAAAAATCGATACTTCGAATCTCATTGTAGAAGCCATGAACTTAGATGA